The DNA window ccaggacatacagttcacatttccattcaccttcagagagctgaatgtgctgagagagaagaagttcagcttggtgggacttgttcatcacttcttcagtgaaaccagagcagcaggaatctgcaggtttgaagagttccaggttgtgttcatctttgacggtctggatgagtgtcgacttcctctggacttttacaacaatgagatcctgactgatgtcacagagtcggcctcagtggatgtgctcctcacaaacctcatcagggggaagctgcttccctcggctcgcctctggatcaccacacgacctgccgcagccaatcagatccctcctgagtgtgttggcatggtgacagaggtcagagggttcactgacccccagaaggaggagtacttcaggaagaggttcagaggcaagaagcaggCCAGAagcatcatctctcacatcaagacctcacgaagcctccacatcatgtgccacatcccagtcttctgcttgatcactgctacagttctggaggaggtgttgaagaccataaagagaggaaagctgcccaagaccctgactgagatgtacatccacttcctggtggttcagtccaaagtaaagacggtcaagtacgatggaggagctgagacggatccacactggagtccagagagcaggaagataatcgagtctctgggaaaactggcctttgatcagctgcagaaaggcaacctgatcttctatgaatccgacctgacagagtgtggcatcgatatcagagcagcctcagtgtactcaggagtgttcactcagatcttcagagaggaggggaggactgtaccaggacaaggtgttctgcttcgtccatctgagtgttcaggagtttctggctggtcttcatgtccatctgaccttcttcagctctggtgtcaatctgctgtcagaagaacaaacaacctcgcCGGTGTCTAAAGCCTCTAAAGACGAACCTGAACCAATGTGTCTCTACCaaagtgctgtggacaaggccttacagagtcctaatggacacatggacttgttcctccgcttcctcctgggtctttccctggggaccaatcagactctcctacgaggtctgctgacacagacaggaagtcgttcacagaccaatcaggagacagtccagtacatcaaggagaagatcagtgaggatgtgtctccagagaaaagcatcaatctgttccactgtctgaatgaactgaatgatgtttctctagtgaaggagatccaacagtcccttagatcaggacgtctctccacagaagaactgtctccttcTCAGTGGTCGGCtttggtcttcatcttactgtcatcagaagaagatctggaggtgtttgacctgaagaaatactctgcttcagaggaggctcttctgaggctgctgccagtggtcaaagcctccaacaacgttctgtaagtacagagagagtaaattcatacatcagaacttaaatatgctgccatcttttatacttactgcttcttcttcatccctctcttcagactgagtggctgtaacctctcagagagaagctgtgacgctctgtcctcagttctcagctccaagtcctctagtctgagagagctggatctgagtaacaaccacctgcaggattcaagagtgaagctgctgtctgctggattgaagagtccacactgtgaactggagactctgagGTCAGATTAATTTAGTTTGTCTGAATATCTTAAACCAGCGCTTCCCAACCTCCAGAATGCCGTGACCcaatttgaaaatcttttgcgggcCACCTAAACCTTTAattacaactctgatcaaaacataatgattaaatgaccttaataatttaaccaaatgtaaatgtattaaccgacaatgtatgttttgtataccattttctctggagctcatgtgccgtgttttccgcacaataaggctcataagatactgcagtttaTGGCGGCAAGTCATTGACTGAcacaaaattcgagagcgcaaatcaggtcgaTGCACTcacgtaaatcaaacatccgcagtcaaaagtctgtctcgcgcgagatatttgctctctcgcggagcgtgaacttcctcgctcgcgaggttagtctctgctcgcactcgctgttgttctttctgacagtaagggggcggagccagtcaccatggtctctacacctgattggttacaaaccccgtctttggattggctggagtgatgcattcacacaactatagaagcccatttccgcactgaagaaaggggatagaaagtgcattcagggtccgatcaatgctgcgaggtgcgtccgctcccgctgcccccctcgccatccacgccttaaatcttcgactgcttttagaataacttatttccccgttaagatggttcagctactgtagagaaaagggcggcgtctctcgctctttaatctcatgaagtgctctgcgagaacgacagctttgtttctccgacgcgccct is part of the Gasterosteus aculeatus chromosome 21, fGasAcu3.hap1.1, whole genome shotgun sequence genome and encodes:
- the LOC144390308 gene encoding NLR family CARD domain-containing protein 3-like isoform X2, with product MCLYQSAVDKALQSPNGHMDLFLRFLLGLSLGTNQTLLRGLLTQTGSRSQTNQETVQYIKEKISEDVSPEKSINLFHCLNELNDVSLVKEIQQSLRSGRLSTEELSPSQWSALVFILLSSEEDLEVFDLKKYSASEEALLRLLPVVKASNNVLLSGCNLSERSCDALSSVLSSKSSSLRELDLSNNHLQDSRVKLLSAGLKSPHCELETLRLSDCNLSERSCDALSSVLSSQSSSLRELDLSNNNLQDSGVKLLSAGLESPHCELETLRLSGCLITEEGCASLASALSSNPSHLRELDLSYNHPGDLGVKLLSAGLEDPHWRLETLRVEPDGVRWLRPGLRKCKCALIHEDSTIFTL